In Planctomonas sp. JC2975, the genomic stretch TGATGCCGAGAGCAATGGTGATCGCCCCGAGCAGCAGTGCGATGCGCCGCCTCCGCGGCCGTTCGGCGTCGCCGGTCCGACTCACCGGTCGACGCTCGGCGGTGACGTCGTCGCCACCGGAACCGGATGCCATGCGCTGCGTCGTCGCGTCCGCGTCGGCGGGCAGGCGCAGCGTCGGCGCCGTGCTCAGCGGATCGGGAGTCAGCGACGGGGGACCGAATGATGCGGCGCCGAACGCGACGGTCGGGGAGTCGTCTGCGATGGGCGGCTCCCCCTGCGCGCGCAACGCATCGACGGATGCAACGACCTGCGCCGCCGTCGGACGTGCGGCGGCATCCCGCGATGTCATCGACGCCAGGAGCTGCCGCCATCCGTCGGACAGCCCGATCGGCCACACCGGATCCCGCACGAGCCGGGCGACGCTCGCTTCGACGGCCGGGCCCGGGTACTCGCGGCGCCCGGTCAGGCACTCCAGCGTCACGAGACCGAGGGAATAGACATCCGTGGCCGATCCCACCTCTGCGGCCGAGACCTGCTCGGGGCTGAGGTAGGCGGCGGTTCCGAGCACCAGGCCGGCGGTGGTGAGCTGCTCGGACCCGCTGAGTCGCGCGATCCCGAAGTCGACGAGCTTGACGGCACCACCGGCATCCTCGATCAGAATGTTCTCCGGCTTGACGTCGCGATGCACGATGCCCCTGCCGTGCAGGTAGTCGAGCGCGCCGCCCAGCTCACCGGCCACCCGCACCGCCAGGTCGGGGTCGGGACCGAGCCGCTCGATGCGCCGGCGCAAAGACTCGCCCTCGATCAGCTCCATGACGAGGAACGCCGGCCGGCGGTCGTCGGCATGCGCTGGCCACTCCGCGTCGAACAGCGTCACCAGGTGCGGATGACTCGCCCCTGCCAGCACACGCGCCTCGCGCAGCCGACGCTCGCCGTCCGTGGAGATGGCCCCGTCCGGACTGAAGACCTTGACGGCGACCGGACGCTCGAGCTTCTCGTCCCACGCACGATAGACGGTCGACATCCCGCCGCGGCCGAGCGCATCCGCCAGCCGGTATCGCCCTGCCAACAGGACCGACGCGGATGCCGGGTCGGGTTCAGACATCGGTCACCTCCCGATCAGTCCCCCACCTTACGGGGTGCGACGCGAGGCGTTCCGGCGGAGCGAGCGCACGACACGCTTCGCTGTACTCACGGAACCCTGAGCTCCTCCGGCTCCACCACGACGTCGACGAGGGCACCGTTGCGCCACACGGTCATCTCCATGCGTCGGCCGATGGCCGCCGCGACCATGGCGCGCTGCACGCCGGTCGGATCCAGGACCGGTACGTGATCGAGGGAGATCACGATGTCGCCCTCCCGTGCACCGGCCAATGCCGCTGGGCTCCCCTCGACGACGGACATCACCTGCATGCCGGCGGCGGATCCCACCTTCGCCGCGGCCGGCGGGCTGAGTCGCACGCGCGCCCCGGCGATGCCCAGCCAGGCGCGGCGAACCCGGCCCGTCGTGCGGAGCGAGTCCACGATCGCCCTAGTGCTCTCATTGATCGGCACGGCCAGTCCCACGCCGACGCCGGCGACGGCCGTATTGACGCCCACCATCCGAGCTGAACTGTCCGCCAGCACGCCGCCGCTGTTGCCGGGGTTGAGCGCCGCATCCGTCTGGATCACCTCGTCGATGACGCGTCCCGATCGCGTCGGCAGCGACCGGCCGAGACCCGAGACGATTCCCGCGGTGACGCTGCCCGCGAGTCCAAGCGGATTGCCGAGCGCCACCACCAGCTGCCCCACCTGGAGCTTCGCGGCGTCCCCGAGGAGCACCGGCGGCGGAGTGGGACCGTCGGCTCGCAGCACGGCGAGGTCGGACAGTGGATCCGCACCAACGACCTCGGCCGCCACCGTCGTGCCGTCCGAGAACGACAGCTGAACGTCCAGCGCGCCCTCCACGACGTGGGCGCTGGTGAGCAGTTCACCGTCCTCGCTGATCACGGACGCGCTGCCCGCCCCGCCACCGCGCCTGGTGCGCACTTCCACCGCCGCGACGGACGGCAGCACCACGCGCGTGACGTGCATGATGCTGGCGGAATAGGCATCAAGCGCTTCGGAATCCGGATCGGTCTCGTTCACGGCATCAGTCTGCGCCGCCGGTCTCAGGTGGTGTCGGAGTTCGCCGATGGCGCACTCCGGTGGCGAGGACCGCAGGGTCGCGGCGGACGGGCAGTCGCGATCCGGGCGATTTTCGACCCCACCGCACGACGGGCTAACGTGCTGGAAGATCGCGGCGACGCCGCGTGTGCGAACCACAGCGCCGCGGCCTCTCACGCGGTGCGGAAGGACAGGTGCTGCGGCGTGATCGGATACGGCGGCGACTACTACCCGGAGCAATGGTCCGAAGAGGTCTGGGCGGAGGACGTGCGGCTCATGCTGGAGGCCGGCGTGAACCTCGTCAGCCTCGGGGTGTTCGCGTGGTCCCGCATCCAGTCGGACGAGGGCGAGTGGGACTTCGCCTGGCTCGACCGCATCCTCGACCTGCTCGGCGAGGCGGGCATCGGCGTGAACCTGGCGACGGCGACCGCCTCGATTCCGCAGTGGGCGGTGCGGCGCTACCCCGACATCGTTCCCGTCACTGCTGACGGCGTTCCGCTCGGACCAGGCAGCCGGCAGCACTACTCCCCGACGAGCCCGGACTACCGCCGCCTTGCCGCCCGGCTCGTCGAGCGGATCGGTACTCGCTACGCCGCGCACCCCGCCGTGCGGATGTGGCACGTGAACAACGAGTACGCCTGCCACGTGCACGCCGACTACTCGGATCACGCCGCAGTCGCGTTCCGCGCGTGGCTGGAGCGCCGCTACGGCGATGTGGACACTCTGAACCGCACATGGGGCACCACGTTCTGGTCGCAGCGTTACGGATCCTTCGACGAGATCCAGCCGCCGCGGCGCGCGCCGTACTCCCTGAATCCGGGAGGATTGCTCGACTTCCGGCGGTTCACCTCGGACAGCATCCTCGAGCTGTACATGATGGAACGCGACATCCTGCGTGCTGCCGGCGCGACGCAGCCGATCACGACGAACTTCATGGGCGCGTTCGAACCCCTCGACTACTGGCGCTG encodes the following:
- a CDS encoding serine/threonine-protein kinase — its product is MSEPDPASASVLLAGRYRLADALGRGGMSTVYRAWDEKLERPVAVKVFSPDGAISTDGERRLREARVLAGASHPHLVTLFDAEWPAHADDRRPAFLVMELIEGESLRRRIERLGPDPDLAVRVAGELGGALDYLHGRGIVHRDVKPENILIEDAGGAVKLVDFGIARLSGSEQLTTAGLVLGTAAYLSPEQVSAAEVGSATDVYSLGLVTLECLTGRREYPGPAVEASVARLVRDPVWPIGLSDGWRQLLASMTSRDAAARPTAAQVVASVDALRAQGEPPIADDSPTVAFGAASFGPPSLTPDPLSTAPTLRLPADADATTQRMASGSGGDDVTAERRPVSRTGDAERPRRRRIALLLGAITIALGITATAVAWSAANVSSQSPRPTTIPTVVITVHETPTPTPARGHDKSEDHGKGNGNGNGKGKNKSGDEQGDD
- a CDS encoding trypsin-like peptidase domain-containing protein — encoded protein: MNETDPDSEALDAYSASIMHVTRVVLPSVAAVEVRTRRGGGAGSASVISEDGELLTSAHVVEGALDVQLSFSDGTTVAAEVVGADPLSDLAVLRADGPTPPPVLLGDAAKLQVGQLVVALGNPLGLAGSVTAGIVSGLGRSLPTRSGRVIDEVIQTDAALNPGNSGGVLADSSARMVGVNTAVAGVGVGLAVPINESTRAIVDSLRTTGRVRRAWLGIAGARVRLSPPAAAKVGSAAGMQVMSVVEGSPAALAGAREGDIVISLDHVPVLDPTGVQRAMVAAAIGRRMEMTVWRNGALVDVVVEPEELRVP